A window of Fusarium verticillioides 7600 chromosome 10, whole genome shotgun sequence contains these coding sequences:
- a CDS encoding OPT family small oligopeptide transporter, producing MAPKVEYADNLGPSRQEDGTIEGTSEEIIDNPDKATAFAISGIDEHYDIDSDNSPQPEVRANVPNVDDPSMPVNTLRAWTLGLLFTILGTGINQFFSMRYPSITISSLVAQLVAYPAGRALAHTLPIMKITLLGKEIALNPDHHFNIKEHALITIMSNLSFGPSWATDIIQAQVAPAFLGLKTPVGYQFLLALTMQLFGLGMAGMAYRFIVEPPHMVWPSTLANAALFQTLHGRANPKADGWSISRYRFFVYVFAGGWLWYWLPGFLFTGLSTFAFICWAAPNNIIVNNLFGMSTGLAYLPTTFDWSQIAYNGSPLVVPFWAQANVFAGWVILFALVTPILYYTNTWYTAHLPFSGGDIYDNTGNVFNASRVVDRHGNFSPEAYRDYSPIFMPVTFALGYGISFATMTCVPTYIFLNYWKQIVGAFNPQRKKDIHARLIERYPDAPWWWYAALTAIVLGLTIMVQEVYDTQMPVWGVFLAFGLAAFYLIPTGSVYAVANLNSNVLTVLGEIISGYAIPGKPVVMLIFKFYAYTGLSQAMIFASDMKLGLYMKIPRRTLFVSQLTACIVGSLTQNAVVLWMLHHVKEICESDQPNKYTCPQGRVNFSSSIVWGAVGPARLYSVGKIYSGLLHLFWLGALLPVVTFLLKKKYPNSKLLRNLHWPLFFAGTGNVPPATGINYSSAFAVSFIFNKWIRGKYPHWWAKYNYVLSAALDSGVAISAIVIFFALVFPGVSLSWWGNNVQGTTADGMGTPWRKLGTNETFGPSAWN from the exons atggcacccAAAGTGGAATACGCGGATAATCTTGGGCCTTCaaggcaagaagatggcacCATCGAAGGCACGTCAGAAGAAATCATCGACAATCCTGATAAAGCTACTGCTTTTGCCATCAGCGGTATAGATGAGCACTACGACATTGACTCGGACAATTCTCCCCAGCCTGAAGTCAGAGCCAATGTTCCCAATGTCGATGATCCTTCTATGCCAGTCAACACGCTCCGTGCGTGGACGCTAGGCCTTCTGTTCACTATCCTCGGCACTGGAATCAACCAGTTTTTCTCAATGAGATATCCCAGTATCACCATCTCGTCGCTCGTCGCGCAATTAGTCGCCTACCCAGCCGGACGAGCCCTTGCACACACCCTCCCCATCATGAAAATCACACTCCTCGGGAAAGAAATTGCACTCAACCCCGATCATCACTTCAACATAAAAGAGCACGCCCTCATAACAATCATGTCGAATCTCTCGTTTGGACCATCTTGGGCGACGGATatcatccaagcccaagtTGCGCCTGCGTTCTTGGGGTTAAAGACCCCAGTTGGGTATCAATTCTTACTCGCGCTGACGATGCAGCTGTTTGGTCTTGGAATGGCGGGCATGGCGTATAGGTTTATTGTTGAGCCGCCGCATATGGTTTGGCCTTCGACACTGGCTAATGCGGCGCTGTTTCAGACGTTGCATGGGAGGGCGAATCCGAAGGCTGATGGGTGGAGCATATCGAGGTATCGGTTCTTTGTTTATGTTTTTGCGGGTGGCTGGTTGTGG TACTGGCTGCCTGGGTTCCTCTTCACTGGACTGAGTACCTTTGCCTTTATCTGCTGGGCTGCACCAA acaacatcatcgtcaacaacctcttcggCATGTCAACCGGTCTAGCCTATCTCCCCACCACATTCGACTGGTCTCAAATCGCCTACAACGGCTCTCCGCTCGTCGTACCCTTCTGGGCACAAGCCAACGTCTTCGCCGGATGGGTAATCCTCTTCGCGCTCGTAACACCAATTCTGTACTACACAAACACTTGGTACACAGCGCACCTACCCTTCTCTGGAGGCGACATCTATGATAACACGGGCAACGTCTTCAACGCGTCGCGCGTCGTTGATCGACACGGGAATTTCTCACCGGAAGCTTACAGGGACTACAGTCCTATTTTCATGCCAGTTACTTTCGCACTGGGCTACGGTATCTCTTTCGCGACGATGACTTGCGTTCCGACTTATATCTTCCTCAATTACTGGAAGCAGATAGTCGGCGCCTTCAACCCGCAGCGGAAAAAGGACATTCACGCTCGGCTGATTGAGAGATACCCTGATGCTCCATGGTGGTGGTACGCCGCATTGACCGCTATCGTGCTTGGTCTCACCATCATGGTACAAGAGGTGTACGACACACAAATGCCCGTTTGGGGTGTCTTCCTCGCTTTCGGTCTCGCTGCGTTCTATCTTATTCCCACCGGAAGTGTCTATGCTGTCGCGAACCTCAACAGTAACGTGCTTACAGTTCTCGGCGAGATCATTTCAGGATATGCCATTCCCGGAAAACCAGTCGTTATGCTGATCTTCAAGTTCTACGCATACACTGGACTAAGCCAAGCGATGATCTTCGCCTCGGATATGAAACTCGGGTTGTACATGAAGATACCTCGTCGTACCCTATTCGTCTCTCAGTTGACCGCTTGTATAGTTGGGTCTCTCACCCAAAACGCCGTTGTTCTGTGGATGTTGCACCACGTCAAGGAAATCTGTGAGAGTGATCAGCCCAACAAGTACACTTGTCCTCAAGGCCGCGTaaacttctcatcaagcattGTCTGGGGTGCCGTCGGTCCCGCGCGTCTGTACAGCGTGGGTAAAATCTACTCTGGATTGTTACACCTGTTCTGGCTTGGAGCACTTTTGCCAGTAGTAACTTTTCTCCTCAAAAAGAAGTACCCCAACAGCAAATTGCTACGCAACCTTCACTGgcctctcttcttcgctggCACCGGTAACGTGCCCCCAGCTACCGGTATCAACTACAGTTCTGCGTTTGCAGTCTCGTTCATTTTCAACAAGTGGATTCGTGGAAAGTATCCCCACTGGTGGGCAAAA TACAATTACGTCTTGTCCGCGGCGCTTGACTCTGGTGTTGCCATTTCCGCCATCGtgatcttcttcgccctcgTGTTTCCTGGCGTTAGTCTTAGCTGGTGGGGAAATAATGTTCAGGGAACGACAGCGGATGGCATGGGTACTCCGTGGAGGAAGCTGGGCACCAATGAGACATTTGGGCCATCTGCTTGGAACTGA
- a CDS encoding TDG/mug DNA glycosylase translates to MEVTRRSRRLAQVLHTSDNTPSDAEASIPRRAKRARPGSVLSSSLERHGRTRKPRTSQARLKKYAHLPLLRDTLVPNLICVFVGMNPGIQTATAGHAYAHPSNHFWRLLHTSGCTDRLCLPEEDGDLPHLYAMGNTNLVGRPSRTTSELSKQEMAEGTPVLEDKIRIYKPEAVCFVGKGIWEAVWRWRYGCDPTKEEFKYGWQDESENIGRSKDGIQGRDNRGRVWDGAKVFVATSTSGLAANLSMEEKKAIWSDLGVWVKRSREERKQNNSDT, encoded by the coding sequence ATGGAAGTCACCAGACGATCGCGGCGTCTTGCCCAAGTATTACACACCTCCGATAACACCCCCAGCGACGCTGAAGCCTCTATACCGCGTCGAGCGAAACGAGCTCGACCAGGCTCAGTCTTATCCTCCAGCTTGGAGCGTCACGGACGGACTCGCAAACCGCGTACCAGCCAAGCTAGACTCAAGAAATATGCCCATCTCCCCTTACTCCGTGACACTCTGGTCCCCAACCTCATCTGCGTCTTTGTCGGCATGAACCCCGGGATTCAGACTGCCACGGCCGGCCATGCTTACGCTCACCCTTCCAACCACTTCTGGAGGTTGCTACATACGTCTGGCTGCACAGACCGACTCTGTCTACCTGAAGAGGACGGTGATCTACCCCACCTTTACGCCATGGGCAACACCAACCTCGTTGGGAGGCCAAGCCGAACTACCAGTGAGCTTTCGAAGCAGGAGATGGCCGAAGGGACGCCTGTGCTGGAGGATAAGATAAGAATATACAAGCCTGAAGCTGTTTGCTTTGTTGGCAAGGGAATATGGGAGGCGGTCTGGAGGTGGAGGTATGGATGTGATCCCACGAAGGAGGAATTCAAATATGGATGGCAAGATGAGTCCGAGAATATAGGCAGAAGCAAGGATGGCATTCAAGGACGGGACAACCGCGGCAGAGTGTGGGATGGAGCAAAGGTATTTGTAGCGACAAGCACTAGCGGACTAGCAGCAAACCTATccatggaagaaaagaaagctaTATGGAGTGACCTCGGAGTCTGGGTCAAGAGAAGtagagaggagagaaagcaGAATAATAGCGACACATGA
- a CDS encoding hypothetical protein (At least one base has a quality score < 10) yields the protein MSGASLPSERFSLVASFYGPGNIASWLCMVVSVLTTWCLNTEYRRKDSISADLVVVLAVPGVAAGHAIYMLFFGSSNHQSILHLFTSTDSEVVRHAAAAEAALDVCETFSAIAVLLVFVSMFFGHLKRTLAVVAVGLLAFSTGGSCVHTE from the coding sequence ATGAGTGGCGCGTCTTTGCCCAGTGAACGCTTCTCCTTGGTTGCATCCTTCTACGGCCCAGGAAACATCGCCTCGTGGCTCTGCATGGTGGTCTCCGTCCTGACCACTTGGTGCTTGAACACGGAGTATCGTCGTAAAGATAGCATCAGCGCTGATCTCGTTGTCGTTCTAGCAGTGCCAGGTGTTGCAGCAGGGCATGCTATCTACATGCTTTTCTTTGGTAGTTCAAACCATCAATCGATCCTGCATCTGTTTACCAGCACAGATTCAGAAGTAGTGAGGCATGCGGCGGCTGCAGAGGCGGCGCTCGACGTATGCGAAACATTTTCTGCGATAGCCGTCCTTCTGGTGTTCGTCTCCATGTTCTTCGGTCATCTGAAGCGTACACTGgccgttgttgctgttggcctACTGGCCTTCTCGACTGGAGGCAGTTGTGTTCACACAGAATGA
- a CDS encoding hypothetical protein (At least one base has a quality score < 10) — protein sequence MTRQQIHAEMNPPAQATFPTAETDAADSFEPSSLAMLDATAMPWIDGIFDSYPDQQWDLSPDSSVLYSGAAQSWLIPTDSPGQIPTDLSAGSLSSSSPQTVSDRVLAQHYTQNLASKYSSKGQTWNNHTYFFNRFNSSHSFVISSLYAWTAAHLYCNGTLGSEASAIEHYNKSLVALGDQLGIHLKFEGLDEELSHTWPQLITQDDDLDAVSVTLYFLAWTDLLLSRRASLRRMLGLEACLLESRGHGDQSQSVYGRMAVWFCFLDARASLFSQGDDRIIQCLGNDLGLMFAVDKSYNFLQEEYTLLYPNEERRWDEAHRPLYVATCRLVALLGMISRGHRAAEGEIQEDSTRASLDNIREGLASISEEKAAENKVLSIFLTANALFHAVHIYASRVYRPDDAIYAETRHAEDIIGITRRFYSKLKRPRTEAPPTKIWPIPLIMAAIEANDPIYRDWALQLIKDCSQAGKHYANACAFIEKVHAAEEGTGCRANLSQIAQEMGDDFVI from the exons ATGACGAGGCAACAGATTCATGCAGAGATGAACCCACCGGCCCAGGCAACATTTCCAACAGCCGAGACGGATGCGGCAGACTCGTTTGAACCATCTTCACTCGCGATGCTCGATGCGACAGCGATGCCTTGGATAGATGGGATATTTGACTCGTATCCCGACCAGCAGTGGGATTTGAGTCCGGACTCCTCAGTACTTTACAGCGGCGCTGCGCAGTCCTGGCTTATCCCAACTGATTCGCCTGGTCAGATACCCACAGACCTCAGCGCGGGCAGCCTCTCCTCGAGTTCTCCTCAGACAGTTTCCGATCGGGTTCTTGCACAGCACTACACGCAGAATCTAGCGTCCAAGTACAGCTCTAAAGGCCAAACCTGGAACAACCACACGTATTTCTTCAATCGCTTCAACTCGAGCCATTCATTTGTGATATCATCCCTCTACGCGTGGACAGCAGCGCATCTCTACTGCAACGGGACTTTAGGCTCTGAGGCTAGTGCCATAGAGCACTACAATAAAAGTCTCGTAGCTCTGGGGGATCAATTGGGCATCCATCTTAAATTTGAgggcttggatgaagaacttAGCCACACTTGGCCTCAGCTTATTACCCAAgacgatgaccttgatgccGTCTCAGTGACACTTTATTTTCTTGCCTGGACtgacctcctcctctcaAGGAGGGCTTCTTTGAGGCGGATGCTAGGTCTCGAAGCTTGCCTTTTGGAAAGTAGAGGCCACGGTGATCAATCACAGTCAGTCTACGGTAGAATGGCAGTGTGGTTCTGCTTCCTCGATGCTCGCGCTTCGCTCTTCTCCCAAGGCGATGATCGTATTATTCAGTGCCTGGGCAACGACTTGGGATTGATGTTTGCTGTGGACAAGTCATATAattttcttcaagaagagtACACTCTGCTATACCCGAATGAGGAGCGACGATGGGATGAGGCTCATAGGCCTTTGTACGTGGCTACTTGTCGCCTAGTTGCTTTGCTTGGGATGATATCCAGAGGCCACCGTGCTGCTGAGGGGGAGATTCAAGAGGACAGTACGAGAGCATCATTGGACAACATCCGGGAG GGCCTCGCTAGTATCAGCGAGGAGAAAGCGGCAGAAAACAAAGtgctctccatcttcctcaccGCGAACGCGCTCTTCCACGCAGTGCACATTTATGCGTCAAGAGTATACCGGCCAGATGACGCAATCTATGCCGAGACCAGGCATGCCGAAGACATAATTGGCATCACCCGTCGATTCTACAGTAAGCTCAAGCGGCCCAGAACAGAAGCGCCTCCAACCAAGATATGGCCAATTCcactcatcatggcagcgATTGAAGCAAATGATCCTATCTACAGAGACTGGGCGTTGCAACTTATCAAGGACTGCTCTCAGGCGGGGAAACATTATGCAAATGCATGTGCCTTTATCGAGAAGGTGCATGCCGCCGAGGAGGGGACAGGCTGTCGCGCGAATCTTTCCCAGATCGCTCAAGAGATGGGCGACGATTTTGTGATTTAA
- a CDS encoding hypothetical protein (At least one base has a quality score < 10) — protein MWLRLGVVEEPEEQIEMESADIELEIEVRAALSGQALDVDSAVRWENQQSAMALQLTEEEARDGNPMRSLTLLSIFFLPFSFFATLASTSTPFGVFGRTSFTPSPNSGATVLFFVPRTTTDITELDQMVSLCIGIIAPSVQPLGHAQISKEGRVEGPAKDQAASSTRSEELAPSTVLNAGLSLLRQVNDELDETSVRNAKTRALG, from the coding sequence ATGTGGCTACGCTTAGGCGTGGTCGAGGAACCCGAGGAACAAATAGAGATGGAGTCCGCCGATATCGAGCTCGAAATAGAAGTGAGGGCGGCCCTGAGCGGACAGGCTTTGGATGTAGATTCGGCGGTGCGGTGGGAGAACCAACAATCCGCCATGGCACTCCAGCtcaccgaggaagaagcccgagATGGAAATCCAATGCGATCTTTGACGCTGctttcgatcttcttcctccccttcTCCTTTTTTGCTACTCTAGCCTCTACAAGCACGCCCTTTGGAGTGTTTGGAAGAACCAGTTTCACGCCATCGCCGAACTCGGGCGCTACCGTCCTGTTCTTCGTTCCAAGAACCACGACTGATATTACAGAACTGGACCAGATGGTATCCCTCTGTATTGGCATCATCGCTCCTTCTGTTCAGCCTCTGGGACACGCTCAAATCtcgaaagaaggaagagtcGAGGGCCCGGCAAAAGACCAGGCAGCAAGCAGCACACGATCGGAGGAACTGGCGCCAAGCACGGTCTTGAATGCAGGGCTTAGTCTCCTCCGGCAGGTAaatgatgaacttgatgagaCTTCGGTACGCAACGCGAAGACAAGAGCTCTTGGATAA
- a CDS encoding NADPH2:quinone reductase yields the protein MKEAIVKKDTSVEIIDSPIPKPGPGDVLIKVIIAGTNPKDWKIPIWMGDEANTGDDIAGTVEAVGENVVGFHKGDRVAAFHEMRTPHGAFAEYATAPYYTTFHIPDSVSFEEAATIPLAAYTSVCALFQELEIPEPWSPLAKTETKRPLLIYGASTATGAYGIKLAAAANVHPVIAVGSQRSAFIKPFLDESKGDVLVDYTAYKTEDELVKAIQDAFKKGGAPDGRCWKAFDSVSEDSTVRTVTKAIAGPPDSTGRKPKVTNILMKKEVEGADPSVDIVVSMVGQVHDKDEKNKLLGVVWGAAFARGLREGWFTAHPYVVGKNGLEGLSDGLKDLKEGRTRAQKFLTVIGETPGASA from the exons ATGAAGGAAGCAATCGTCAAGAAAGATACCTCCGTCGAAATCATCGACTCTCCAATTCCCAAGCCAGGCCCAGGCGAtgtcctcatcaaggtcatcataGCTG GCACCAACCCCAAGGATTGGAAGATTCCTATCTGGATGGGTGACGAAGCTAACACAGGTGATGACATCGCCGGCACCGTCGAAGCCGTAGGCGAAAATGTCGTCGGCTTCCACAAAGGCGACCGCGTAGCCGCCTtccatgagatgagaactCCCCACGGTGCATTCGCAGAGTACGCGACCGCACCATACTACACAACCTTCCATATTCCCGACTCAGTATCtttcgaagaagctgctaCCATCCCCTTGGCCGCGTACACTTCCGTCTGCGCTTTgttccaagagcttgagatcCCCGAGCCTTGGTCACCTCTCGCCAAGACTGAGACCAAGCGCCCTCTTCTCATTTACGGTGCTAGTACTGCTACTGGAGCTTACGGTATCAAGCTAGCCGCTGCTGCTAATGTCCATCCAGTCATCGCAGTTGGAAGCCAGCGCAGTGCGTTCATCAAGCCATTCCTTGACGAGAGCAAGGGAGACGTGCTTGTCGACTATACTGCTTACAAGACCGAAGATGAACTGGTCAAAGCCATCCAAGACGCTTTTAAGAAGGGCGGTGCTCCAGATGGTCGATGTTGGAAGGCTTTCGACAGTGTCTCGGAGGATTCCACCGTTAGGACTGTGACAAAGGCCATCGCCGGTCCTCCAGACTCAACTGGCCGCAAGCCAAAGGTGACCAATATCTTAatgaagaaagaagtcgAGGGTGCCGATCCCAGTGTAGATATTGTCGTCTCAATGGTTGGCCAGGTTCATGAtaaggatgagaagaacaaactACTTGGTGTTGTATGGGGCGCAGCCTTTGCTAGGGGTCTCCGGGAGGGTTGGTTCACAGCTCATCCTTACGTTGTGGGGAAGAACGGTCTTGAGGGATTGTCTGATGGTCTGAAGGATTTGAAGGAGGGAAGGACTCGGGCGCAGAAGTTTTTGACTGTTATTGGCGAGACACCGGGTGCTAGTGCCTGA